In Bacillus sp. SB49, a single window of DNA contains:
- a CDS encoding cold-shock protein, whose amino-acid sequence MQNGTVKWFNAEKGYGFIQVEGGSDIFVHFSAIQEEGFKSLEEGQAVTFEIVEGDRGPQAANVVKA is encoded by the coding sequence ATGCAAAACGGAACAGTGAAATGGTTCAATGCTGAGAAGGGCTACGGTTTCATACAGGTAGAAGGCGGCAGCGATATATTCGTTCACTTCTCCGCCATCCAGGAGGAAGGATTCAAATCATTGGAAGAAGGACAGGCGGTCACATTTGAAATCGTTGAAGGCGATCGCGGCCCACAAGCTGCCAACGTCGTGAAAGCATAA
- a CDS encoding queuosine precursor transporter, with product MSNEWIWIGFALINFLLLISMYRLFGKPGLFVWIGMSTVLANIQVVKTIELFGLNATLGNIVYGTAFLATDILNEKYGRKDAQKAVWMGFSTLIIMTMIMQTALLFAPGENDMAQPALETLFGIVPRIAIGSLAAYIVSQYFDVWLYSRLKKLFPADRHLWIRNNGSTMISQLLDTAIFCTIAFYGLYPGGIFLEIFLTTYIIKFAVAALDTPFFYWAKKIKPSE from the coding sequence ATGAGTAACGAATGGATTTGGATAGGCTTTGCCCTTATTAATTTCCTACTATTGATATCTATGTACCGTCTGTTCGGTAAACCCGGGTTGTTCGTATGGATCGGGATGTCAACGGTACTTGCAAATATCCAGGTCGTAAAAACCATCGAACTTTTCGGGCTGAACGCAACGCTCGGGAACATTGTCTATGGGACTGCTTTTCTGGCGACGGATATATTGAATGAAAAATACGGAAGGAAAGACGCACAAAAAGCGGTTTGGATGGGATTCTCCACCCTGATCATCATGACGATGATCATGCAGACAGCACTGCTGTTTGCACCCGGGGAAAATGATATGGCCCAGCCGGCTTTGGAGACGTTATTCGGTATTGTACCTAGAATAGCAATCGGAAGCCTTGCCGCCTATATTGTCAGCCAGTATTTTGACGTTTGGCTTTACTCCAGATTGAAAAAGCTGTTTCCAGCCGATCGTCATCTATGGATCCGCAACAATGGAAGTACGATGATCAGTCAGCTGCTTGATACAGCAATCTTCTGTACCATCGCGTTTTACGGACTGTATCCAGGCGGAATTTTCTTGGAAATCTTCCTGACGACCTATATAATTAAATTTGCAGTGGCGGCGCTTGATACCCCGTTCTTCTATTGGGCTAAGAAGATCAAACCTTCAGAATAG
- a CDS encoding ribonuclease HI family protein — protein MIEAYTDAASGGDPGPSAAGVVIKKKNQVYEFPKYLGTWSNHEAEFLAIIHALEVCVHHFPDEIISIRSDSKTAVETIEKNFTKNGKFLPLLERIQTLQASFPFVFYKWIPEKQNRNADRVAKQCLIQHESLDH, from the coding sequence ATGATCGAAGCCTACACAGATGCAGCTTCCGGCGGTGATCCCGGACCGAGTGCCGCAGGGGTTGTTATCAAGAAAAAGAACCAAGTGTACGAGTTTCCTAAATATCTTGGGACTTGGTCCAATCATGAAGCTGAGTTTTTAGCTATCATCCATGCATTAGAAGTATGTGTACACCATTTCCCGGATGAAATCATTTCCATCCGGTCTGATTCTAAGACAGCCGTCGAGACGATTGAGAAGAACTTTACAAAAAACGGTAAGTTTCTTCCGCTCCTTGAACGGATACAAACCCTTCAGGCGTCCTTTCCTTTTGTATTTTATAAGTGGATTCCTGAGAAACAGAATAGAAACGCCGATCGGGTGGCTAAGCAATGCCTGATCCAACATGAGAGTCTGGACCATTAA
- a CDS encoding DUF6123 family protein, with translation MEKKHALAYFLEDLWSKGFKLSDEDVRFIYFGKNSTNASEWKTIIAVRTTLKVQQNFDPSFYISILELIAAPSIRTKRHAYRHIDQRLSVGGSAAKKRV, from the coding sequence ATGGAGAAGAAGCATGCACTCGCTTATTTCTTAGAAGATCTATGGTCGAAGGGCTTCAAATTGAGTGATGAAGACGTACGCTTCATTTATTTTGGAAAGAATTCCACCAATGCCTCCGAGTGGAAGACGATCATAGCTGTACGTACCACTCTGAAAGTCCAACAAAATTTCGATCCAAGCTTTTATATCAGTATTTTAGAATTAATTGCTGCCCCGTCCATCCGTACAAAGCGTCACGCCTACAGGCACATTGATCAGCGGCTCTCCGTCGGCGGGTCAGCTGCAAAAAAAAGAGTCTGA
- a CDS encoding isoprenylcysteine carboxyl methyltransferase family protein codes for MELLLWLILIFLVVQRLAELQIADRNREWMMERGAKEWGKDHYFLFLILHTLFFLSLLGDFLLTPAPEPGPLFFTALLSFIVLQALRIWCIGTLGKRWNTRIIVLPDEEPINRGLYRYIKHPNYVIVFFELLVIPVLFQAYVTALVFPFLHLLVLQVRIPAEERALRERV; via the coding sequence ATGGAACTGCTTCTATGGTTGATTCTTATCTTCTTAGTCGTTCAGCGATTGGCAGAGCTTCAAATAGCGGACCGGAACAGGGAGTGGATGATGGAACGGGGAGCCAAAGAATGGGGGAAGGATCATTACTTTTTATTTCTGATTCTTCATACGTTATTCTTTCTTTCCCTGCTTGGAGATTTTCTCCTTACCCCTGCTCCAGAGCCGGGACCGCTGTTCTTTACAGCACTTTTGTCGTTCATCGTCTTACAAGCGCTCCGGATTTGGTGTATAGGGACGCTCGGAAAGAGGTGGAACACCAGAATTATCGTACTGCCGGACGAAGAACCAATTAACAGAGGTCTGTACAGGTACATCAAACACCCGAATTACGTGATTGTCTTTTTTGAACTGCTCGTCATTCCCGTCCTTTTTCAAGCGTATGTAACAGCTCTCGTATTTCCATTTCTCCACCTGCTTGTTTTACAGGTGAGGATTCCCGCGGAAGAAAGGGCTCTACGGGAGCGTGTGTAA
- a CDS encoding type III polyketide synthase, which produces MPYILTSGIQEADYSAKQSTVQDMIDDLFPLKPHEKKRLLPIFENAHISERQFSQPLDWFRTSHGLKERNEIYQDKALRYSIGAVEKCLNNKELLKDKVIPSEIDHILFVSSTGIATPTLDTYIMNEMGMRENVKRTPLFGLGCAGGTSGVGKAYEWLLGNPEGNVLVICVELCSLTFQRKDPRVSNFVGTALFGDGASAVLLTGDASTLNEKRRGSVPKITGFDSKTKKHSTDVMGWRIVDTGFEVIFNKSIPKLVRDFWSGHAKEVLDRNGWRVEELPFLIAHPGGRKVLESYQEIFGLDPSVLRHSSEVLARHGNMSSPTVHFVLDRVLQDRPHKGVKSLMASLGPGFSSEIVSLEWV; this is translated from the coding sequence ATGCCTTACATACTAACAAGTGGTATTCAGGAAGCGGATTACTCCGCCAAACAGAGTACGGTACAGGATATGATCGATGACCTTTTCCCATTGAAACCCCATGAGAAGAAACGATTGCTTCCTATTTTTGAGAACGCTCATATTTCCGAGCGGCAATTTTCTCAGCCTCTCGATTGGTTCCGTACCTCGCATGGATTAAAGGAAAGGAACGAGATATACCAGGATAAAGCACTCCGTTATTCGATCGGTGCGGTTGAGAAGTGTCTGAATAACAAGGAATTGTTGAAGGATAAGGTAATTCCCTCGGAGATTGACCATATCTTATTCGTTTCTTCAACGGGGATAGCAACGCCGACGCTCGATACCTATATTATGAACGAAATGGGGATGAGGGAAAATGTAAAGCGGACTCCGCTGTTCGGCCTCGGCTGTGCAGGAGGGACGAGTGGGGTGGGGAAGGCGTACGAATGGCTGCTTGGTAACCCGGAAGGGAACGTCCTTGTTATTTGCGTGGAGCTTTGCAGCCTTACTTTTCAAAGGAAAGACCCACGGGTGAGCAACTTCGTAGGAACCGCACTTTTTGGTGATGGAGCTTCTGCGGTTCTCTTGACCGGGGATGCTTCAACATTAAATGAGAAGAGGAGAGGTTCTGTTCCAAAGATAACCGGATTCGATTCAAAGACGAAGAAGCATAGTACGGATGTGATGGGCTGGCGTATTGTAGATACCGGATTTGAAGTTATTTTTAATAAAAGCATTCCGAAATTGGTTAGAGATTTTTGGAGTGGACATGCAAAGGAAGTATTGGATCGGAACGGTTGGAGAGTGGAGGAGCTGCCATTTTTGATTGCGCATCCCGGCGGAAGAAAAGTTCTGGAGAGCTATCAAGAGATTTTCGGATTGGATCCAAGCGTTTTACGCCATTCTTCTGAAGTCCTTGCCCGACATGGGAACATGTCGTCCCCGACCGTTCACTTCGTCCTAGACCGGGTTCTGCAGGATCGACCGCATAAGGGAGTGAAGTCCCTTATGGCTTCCCTTGGACCTGGATTCAGTTCGGAAATCGTCAGTTTGGAGTGGGTGTAA
- a CDS encoding carboxypeptidase M32, which yields MKETVNEFMDLLREQTSYGEAIGLIAWDMRTKAPKKAMDNRSEVLGVLAQKVHEIQTSEAMRNCIDKLKGNVSDPVVIKCLEEAEETYNKTAKIPTDEYRAYVTLQSKAESKWSEAKAQNDFAGFLPYLEKLVEFNRTFADYWGYDGHRYNALLNNYEPGVTVELLDQVFPKVRKALTELLGRVKEAPAQPDPSVLKGHFPKDQQTAFSKEILKRMGYDFDAGRLDETVHPFAIGLNVNDVRVTTKYDESDFRTAVFGTIHEGGHALYEQNISEDLSFTPLATGTSMGIHESQSLFWENFIARSEQFWENHYPLFQTYAPDNFRELSLNSFFAAVNEVKPSLIRIEADELTYCLHIMIRYELEKALIAGDMDAKDLPSRWNDKMEEYLGVRPDTDAEGVLQDIHWSGGDFGYFPSYALGYMYAAQFDAQMREEIDVDKAVREGDFRIIKEWLKEKIHRHGKMKKPLEILTEVTGEGLNPDYLLRYLETKYKHIYQF from the coding sequence ATGAAGGAAACAGTGAATGAGTTCATGGATTTATTAAGGGAACAAACTTCCTACGGGGAAGCGATTGGTTTAATTGCATGGGATATGCGGACAAAAGCACCGAAAAAAGCGATGGATAACCGCTCGGAAGTCCTCGGTGTTCTTGCGCAGAAAGTCCATGAAATTCAAACCTCCGAAGCAATGCGGAACTGCATCGATAAGCTTAAAGGGAATGTTTCAGACCCTGTTGTGATCAAATGCCTGGAAGAGGCGGAGGAAACGTATAATAAAACAGCTAAAATTCCAACAGATGAGTATCGGGCTTACGTCACCCTGCAGTCAAAGGCAGAATCAAAGTGGTCCGAAGCAAAAGCACAGAATGACTTTGCAGGTTTTCTCCCGTATTTAGAGAAGCTCGTAGAATTCAATCGTACCTTCGCTGACTATTGGGGTTATGATGGACATCGTTATAACGCGCTGTTGAACAATTATGAACCCGGAGTGACAGTGGAACTGCTGGATCAAGTATTTCCAAAGGTAAGAAAAGCGTTGACAGAACTGCTCGGTCGTGTGAAAGAAGCTCCGGCCCAACCTGATCCTTCTGTATTGAAAGGGCATTTTCCTAAAGATCAACAAACGGCGTTCAGTAAAGAAATTTTGAAGCGGATGGGTTATGATTTCGATGCAGGACGCTTGGATGAGACCGTTCACCCTTTCGCCATCGGATTGAACGTGAACGACGTACGGGTAACGACCAAGTACGATGAGAGCGACTTCCGAACGGCTGTTTTCGGAACAATCCATGAAGGCGGACACGCCCTTTATGAGCAAAATATTTCTGAGGATCTATCTTTCACACCCCTTGCTACAGGCACGTCCATGGGGATCCATGAATCTCAATCATTGTTTTGGGAGAATTTCATCGCCCGCAGTGAACAGTTCTGGGAGAATCACTATCCGCTATTTCAAACGTATGCCCCGGATAATTTCCGCGAACTTTCCCTTAACTCGTTCTTTGCTGCCGTCAACGAAGTGAAACCATCGCTTATCCGAATTGAAGCGGATGAACTGACTTACTGCCTTCATATTATGATTCGTTATGAGCTGGAAAAAGCCCTTATCGCCGGTGATATGGATGCGAAAGATCTCCCTTCGCGTTGGAATGACAAAATGGAAGAGTACCTCGGTGTAAGACCGGATACAGATGCGGAAGGAGTCCTTCAGGATATTCACTGGTCCGGCGGTGATTTTGGTTATTTCCCATCCTATGCACTTGGGTATATGTACGCTGCTCAATTCGATGCGCAAATGAGAGAAGAAATCGACGTTGACAAAGCTGTTCGGGAAGGCGATTTTCGAATAATTAAGGAATGGCTGAAGGAAAAGATCCACCGGCATGGAAAAATGAAAAAACCGCTGGAAATTTTGACGGAAGTCACAGGAGAAGGACTTAATCCGGACTACCTGCTCCGTTATCTCGAAACCAAATATAAACATATATATCAATTTTGA
- a CDS encoding THUMP domain-containing class I SAM-dependent RNA methyltransferase, translated as MQKKITLIATAAMGLEAIVAKEVKDLGYDEVTVENGRVIFEADVSAIPRANLWLRTADRVKLLVGRFKATTFDDLFEQTKALPWEQFIPEDGEFPVIGKSVKSKLYSVPDCQSIVKKAMVDRLKQRHGVSSWMKETGAFYRTEVAIHKDEVLLTLDTSGSGLHKRGYRAGQGEAPLKETLAAALVQITNWHPDKPFVDPFCGSGTIAIEAALIGQNIAPGFNREFASEGWDFIPQKAWDDAFQEAEEAANYDQPLSITGSDIDPKMIDIAKENAMEAGLGDLITWKQMQMSDLSPKQEDGYIVSNPPYGERMGEKEQVEQMYRDLGSIMRDHPSWSVYILTSHEGFEKLYGKPATKRRKLFNGFIKTDYYQYFGKRNR; from the coding sequence TTGCAAAAGAAAATCACACTGATTGCAACTGCAGCCATGGGTTTGGAAGCAATTGTAGCAAAAGAAGTAAAGGATCTCGGATATGACGAAGTAACGGTGGAGAACGGACGCGTTATTTTCGAAGCGGATGTAAGCGCAATCCCACGTGCGAACCTATGGCTTCGTACAGCTGATCGTGTCAAGCTTCTTGTTGGGAGATTCAAAGCAACTACATTCGATGACTTGTTCGAACAGACGAAAGCATTGCCATGGGAACAATTCATACCGGAAGACGGAGAATTTCCTGTCATAGGTAAATCCGTCAAGTCCAAGCTCTACAGTGTTCCAGACTGTCAATCGATCGTTAAGAAAGCAATGGTCGACCGTTTAAAACAAAGGCATGGAGTTTCTTCTTGGATGAAGGAAACGGGTGCCTTTTACCGGACGGAGGTCGCTATTCATAAAGATGAGGTTCTTCTCACATTGGACACCTCCGGGAGTGGGCTGCATAAACGCGGTTATCGAGCAGGTCAGGGGGAAGCTCCCCTTAAAGAGACCCTTGCTGCTGCTCTCGTTCAAATTACTAACTGGCACCCGGATAAACCCTTTGTAGATCCTTTCTGTGGTTCAGGTACGATTGCCATTGAAGCGGCACTGATCGGGCAGAATATCGCACCTGGCTTCAACAGGGAATTCGCTTCTGAAGGATGGGACTTTATCCCGCAGAAAGCATGGGATGATGCTTTTCAGGAAGCTGAAGAAGCGGCGAACTACGATCAACCCCTTTCCATTACAGGCTCCGATATCGATCCGAAGATGATAGATATCGCCAAAGAGAATGCAATGGAGGCAGGACTGGGTGATCTAATCACGTGGAAACAAATGCAGATGAGTGATCTCTCTCCTAAGCAGGAAGATGGATATATTGTCTCCAACCCTCCTTATGGAGAACGGATGGGAGAGAAGGAGCAGGTAGAACAGATGTACCGGGATCTCGGTTCGATCATGCGTGATCATCCATCATGGAGCGTGTACATCCTTACTTCCCATGAAGGTTTTGAAAAGCTTTATGGAAAGCCGGCTACAAAGAGACGGAAGCTTTTTAACGGATTCATCAAGACGGACTATTATCAGTATTTCGGTAAAAGAAATCGATAA
- the gpsB gene encoding cell division regulator GpsB produces the protein MNSEEYHLTGKAILEKDFKTSMRGYNQEEVDEYLDLIIQDYDRFQQEIERLQQENERLKKLSSREQAPRQRQSNTGNHQVNYDILKRVSNLEKAVFGNKYAD, from the coding sequence ATGAATTCAGAAGAATATCACTTGACAGGCAAGGCCATACTGGAGAAAGATTTCAAGACCTCCATGCGGGGGTACAACCAGGAAGAGGTCGATGAGTATTTGGACCTTATCATTCAGGATTACGATCGATTTCAACAGGAAATTGAGCGTCTACAACAGGAAAACGAACGCTTGAAGAAGCTCTCATCAAGAGAACAGGCGCCCCGCCAAAGACAAAGCAATACAGGTAATCACCAAGTCAACTATGATATTTTGAAACGAGTTTCCAATTTGGAAAAAGCGGTTTTTGGCAACAAATACGCTGATTGA
- a CDS encoding SLOG family protein, with protein MKTVVVTGYKPMEIGIFKANDHKIEFVKETIRKRLLAYMEEGLEWVIHSGQMGVELWTAEVVLDLKEEGYDIRLGILPPFENQQERWPEDLQQVYEEVTMLADFFRPLYQKGYDGPYQFRARDQFLVEHSDGCLVLYDEDTKGSPDYFLETAEKYKETKDYQILYITPLDLEETVEERRMSDPDYWNQ; from the coding sequence ATGAAGACTGTCGTCGTCACAGGATACAAACCGATGGAAATTGGTATATTTAAAGCCAACGACCATAAAATTGAATTTGTGAAAGAAACGATACGTAAACGATTGTTAGCCTATATGGAAGAGGGGCTGGAGTGGGTGATCCACTCCGGCCAAATGGGTGTGGAACTATGGACAGCAGAGGTTGTTCTGGATTTGAAGGAGGAGGGCTATGATATTAGGCTTGGAATCCTCCCGCCGTTCGAAAATCAGCAGGAGCGCTGGCCGGAAGATCTTCAGCAAGTGTATGAAGAAGTGACGATGCTGGCAGACTTCTTCCGCCCCCTTTACCAGAAAGGATATGACGGACCATATCAGTTCCGTGCCAGAGATCAGTTTCTGGTTGAGCACTCGGACGGCTGCCTCGTTCTTTACGATGAAGATACGAAGGGGAGTCCTGATTATTTCCTTGAAACGGCGGAAAAGTATAAAGAAACAAAAGATTATCAAATTCTTTACATTACTCCCCTGGACCTTGAAGAAACGGTAGAGGAAAGGCGTATGAGCGATCCGGATTACTGGAATCAATGA
- a CDS encoding CotD family spore coat protein — MHHSMQGSCGCGPAAQPACNRRPIVCPVQQCVVDNHFVENQDYIHPTHVLVQNHHLLNNFHYFPYMVSEQNSFQTQEFAYPQGSSPDYNWMEYMNQDMGQMPMGGQGQMPMMPQQMMGQEGQMPMMNQMPMMGQGGQMPQQMMGQGQMPMMNQMPMMMGPEME, encoded by the coding sequence ATGCATCATTCAATGCAAGGTTCCTGCGGTTGCGGTCCTGCTGCTCAACCTGCGTGCAACCGTCGACCTATCGTATGTCCCGTTCAACAATGTGTGGTAGATAACCACTTCGTAGAAAATCAGGATTATATTCATCCGACTCACGTGCTTGTCCAAAATCATCATTTGTTAAATAATTTCCATTACTTCCCTTATATGGTATCCGAACAGAACAGTTTCCAAACTCAAGAGTTCGCTTATCCGCAAGGGTCATCTCCAGACTATAACTGGATGGAGTATATGAACCAGGATATGGGGCAGATGCCTATGGGCGGTCAAGGGCAGATGCCGATGATGCCTCAGCAGATGATGGGTCAGGAAGGCCAAATGCCGATGATGAATCAAATGCCGATGATGGGTCAGGGCGGTCAAATGCCGCAGCAAATGATGGGTCAGGGCCAAATGCCGATGATGAACCAAATGCCGATGATGATGGGTCCTGAAATGGAATAA
- a CDS encoding cytidine deaminase, producing the protein MDHTQLIEEAKKIREHAYVPYSKFPVGAALITEDGSVYTGCNIENAAYPVSCCAERVAIFKAVSEGHSRFQALAVAADTKRPVPPCGSCRQVMSEFFTTDTTIYTTNLRGETKTFTMDEILPFSFQSTDLTGE; encoded by the coding sequence GTGGATCATACACAGTTGATCGAAGAAGCGAAAAAAATCAGAGAACATGCTTATGTTCCTTATTCGAAATTTCCTGTAGGTGCTGCTTTAATTACAGAAGACGGCAGTGTCTACACAGGTTGTAATATTGAGAATGCGGCATATCCTGTCAGCTGCTGTGCAGAAAGGGTTGCCATTTTCAAAGCTGTGTCGGAAGGTCACAGCAGGTTTCAGGCACTGGCTGTCGCCGCTGATACAAAGCGTCCGGTACCGCCATGCGGTTCCTGTCGTCAAGTAATGAGCGAATTCTTTACAACCGATACTACGATTTATACGACGAACCTAAGAGGCGAAACGAAGACGTTTACAATGGACGAGATTCTGCCGTTTTCGTTCCAGTCCACAGATCTAACCGGAGAATGA